The following DNA comes from Nicotiana sylvestris chromosome 10, ASM39365v2, whole genome shotgun sequence.
TGCAGCAGCAACTGCTAACAATATGAATGGATTTATTCCAGGATGGATGCTGTAATAATATGATCAGTTAATCATTTTTCTACTTGTATGAACTAATACGACGATGATGTTAATTTCTGTATTCTCGTTTTTGCTGTGGCTAATCTGTATTTAGCAACTTGTAATTATTGTTGAAGCAGAGAGGACAATAATATGTAGTCAGAAGTTGTTACAAAAGTAACAACTCCTGATGATCCCATCTGTACTACGCAAAATCATCTGTATCCTATGTAATTTAATGGCATTATGGCACTTTGGTATCTGGGAATTGATAATTTGCCTATGTAATGTAGGCTATAATCTTTTTATCATTTATCTCGATTTTGGTACAGTAGTAAGAGTGCAGTTTAGACGTGTAAGTTAGGCGCACTTCGTAAGTTGGAACCTTATCACATATGACAAAAGCCTAGTATTTAAGTGGAGGATAATAGAAGGATAACTCCATCGTCTATCGATTTTGAAACGTGGAGTTCtctattatttaaaataaaaaaggaaaaaggtcaaAGTTGCCCTTGAAACTATATGAAATAGgataatcttaaaagttaatagCTTAGATGCCCCTGTCGTGACCAAAATGATGCATTGTTCATCAGTTGCTGCCTTATAATCACTATTGTTCATCTGTTATACACCCTTTTGGTCACGAGAGGGACATTTAAGCTACCAACTTTTAATGGAGGGTATAATTATCTTATTTCTTATATTTCAAAGGCAGTTTTGACCTTTTCTTTTTGGTAACTAAAGATTTCATTAATTACCATAATAATTACAATGAAGATCCATAGCCAGGCTACATCACGGTCTGCTATCTAACCGTGGACTAtcgcaaacaaaaaaaaaactacacATGAGTAAGACAACTACAAGCTACCAAAACTAATCTAAATAGTAAGCTGCTGGACCTGAGCTTTAATTCTAGCAGATGCCCTGATGTTACAAACATATGCTACCTCCTTCACCAGTTGAATGTGACTCTTTGCTATTTTCTCAAATCTTCTCTGATTTCTCTCAAGCCACATAGTATGCACTCATTCAGTATAAGCTAATTTGAAAATTTGAGTTCTTTTTGTTCTACCTTTTGATTGTTTAATGATCCATTTCTCCAGTTGCTCCCATCGTGAAGTCCTGAAGAGATGAACTTGCAGCCATTTCAACATTCCATGTATAGGTGGTTTCTCGTTTCATTATGATTGTTGCAGAGACTGCAAATAGGATCTACAGCAATCCCCCAGGAAGCAAGCCTATCAACAGCCATTAGCTTCTCATGCATCTACAGCCAAACTGTGAATTGAGCTTTTGGTCTAGCATCATTTCCAAATCTCAAAGTCTTCCGAGGTATTCTCTTATTATCACCAACAAGCTGAAGATAGAGTTGTTTGATTAAGCTACCTGCACTAGTATTTTGGAGAAGTGCCATTGTGTctcttgtttcaaatattttacTCACCATCCATCCTGCCTGCTGAGGAATAGCAATTTGGCTAAATTGTTGGTTCTTGATGTAATAGGAATGTAACCACCTGATCCACAACCTATCTGCCTTATGTTTGATGTCCCAGCTTGCCTTAGCTATACCTGCTTTATTCCATAATCGTATATTGAGCAAGCCTAGACCACCAACCGACTTTGGAATTCACACCTTACCCCAAGCAATTAGAGTTTTTCTTGTGATTGTATTTGTACCAGACCATAAGTAGCTTCTACAATAAGCCTTAATTGTACTTAGTACTTTTGAAGGAATAGCAAACAGTTGAGACCAATATGCTTGAATACCAAAGATGATTGTTTGGATTAGCTGAGTTCTCCCTCCATATGAGAGTTTCTTTGCAGTCCAAGAGGAGATTCTAGATACCATATTATAATCAAAGGTTGTCATTGTATTAGTGGGATCTTTTTTGTGGACAGAGGAATTCCAAGATATTTGAAAGGGAGCTCTCCTTTTGAAAATCCTAGTTGGTGTAGGATTTGTTCTTGAATGGCCTGGGAGACACCTCCAAAATTAATGGAGTTCTTCTCATAGTTAGCTTGAAGTCCAGAAGCAGAAGAGAAATCCAAAAAAACACATATTCAATATGAAAACAGATTCAACATCTTCCCTGGAGAATAAGAGTAGATCATCTGTAAAGGATAAATGAGTCACTGCTAGTTTAGAGCACTTTAGATGATACTTGATTTTTTTGTTTCCCTTCGACTCATTAAGCTTCCTGCTTAAATATTTCATGGCTAAGGCAAAGAGAAATAAGGAGATTGGGTCTCCTTGTCTTAATCATTTAGCTGCATCAAAGGAGGATGTTGATTCACCATTAATCAATACAGAGTAGTTGACTGGCTTCACATATTCTAATGTCCACATAATAAATTGTCTAGGAAAACTATGTTCATTTAGGACCTGCTCCACGGGGTCATAGGCCTTTTGAAGGTCTATCTTTTTCATATATCTAGGGGGATATTCTTCCTTGTATAGGACTTTACCAGTTCTTGAGCAAGGAATATGCTATCATATATCTTCCTGCCTGGAATGAAGCCAGTCGGTGCTTCACTTACTACTGATGCAATAACTTTCTGGATTCTTAAGGCAAGTACTTTGGATATGATTTTGTACAGAACAACACAACAAGCAATGGGCCTGTACTCTTTCACAATAGCAGGGTGATCATTTTAGGAACTAAGGTGAGAGATGTACAAGTAATAGCTCTATTCATCTTGTTATTCTCAAAGAATCTTCTTACACCAGTGATAATCTCAGGCCCCACTATACTTCATGCCCTCTTAAAAAAATAAGCATTGTACTCATCCACCTCTGGAGATTTATCATTCCCAATTGAACTAAGTCTATCAACTATTTCTTGATTAGTAAGTGGAGCACACAATGAAATTTGTTATTCATGACTTAGTTTGGGTCTCTTGCTCATTGTAACTTTCTTGACAGCCTTTATTGAGGGACTAGAAGTCCCCATTAATCCCTTGTAAAATGATACAATATCATCTCTGAGCTCCTTAGGATCAGTTAGCTTAGCACCTGAAAGAGATTTTAGCTCCATGATTTGCTTCTTTTAGCTTCTTTCCTTCATGATTGTAGCAAAATACTTGGAATTTGAGTCCCCCAATTGTATCCATTGGGCTCTAGATTTTTGCCTTAAGATACTCTCCTCAAGTAGGTTCAATTTTTCAAGATTCATCAGAGTTTTTTTCTCTTTGGTCACCAGAAAATCATCGTACCTAGTTACAAGTGTAGCTTGGATGTGTTGTAGTTCATCTCGTGCCTTTCAATTCTCAATGATGTGGATTGAAATTCTCTTTGATTCATATGTATGAAAACTGGTTGTAGAGCCTTTAGTTTGTTCCACTCATTCTGCATAGGATCTCTAGCAAGCTGATTCTTCCGGTTGGCATCTATTAGCTCCAAGAATTGTGCATGATCACTCCATATGTTGAAGAATCTGAATGGTACTCTGATGCTATGATTCGCAGTATTCAATGTCAGTAACATTGCATGATCTGAAATGTTAGGGAGGTCATATTTTAGAATAATACGGCCCCACATCATTATCCAATCACAATTACCAAATGCTCTATCAATTTTGCTGTAAACCTTATCAGATCCTTGTTGTTTGTTTAACCATGTGAAGAATTCTCCTTTCCATTGTAACTCACTTAGTAGAGTAGCAATAATGCAGTCTGAGAAATCCTTCACTTTACTGAAACTCACTGGATGACAGATCACTCTATTAGTGGCAGACAATATCGCATTGAAGTTCCCACACACTAACCATGGACAGGTAGTAGTATGTGAAATATTTTGAATAGTGTCTCATAGAGATCTCCTTTCCTCCATAGTGTTGAATCATAGACAACTGTCAAAACACATTGGAATTTAGAGGAGAAATCTCTAACTTCACAATGGGTTAATTGAGCTTTCATTTTCAGCACTATTACATTGTAAGCCCCTTGATCCCACATCAGCCAGATTCTTCCATTAGCAGCAAGGGAGTTGTTATTAAATATGCCCCAAGTAGGTGCAATAGCCTTAGGAATTTGTACATCTATGATGCTTAACCCCGGTTTCCAACAACCCCATTAGTTTGATATTTTTTGACTTTATATACTTCTTTAACTCTTTCTATTTGTACACTTTATTTGCATCTCTAATATTTTATATAAGCCAAGTTATTGAGAACTTGTTTTACCTCCTAAGTCTTGAGGCTTAGCTTGTCTAGTTCTCAGGTCTTCTCTTTGCAAAGTCAAACTCTTCTCGACCTTAGATTTGCTAGCTATAGCAGCACTCAACTGTGGGAAGTTGATCATGTTCAATTCAGGACTTTGCATTTGCTCCTTGCCTTTATAAGCATTCTCAACTGTTCCATCTGGAGTTACTACTTTGAGTTGAGATTCAACTTCTTTTGGTTGACGTTTGCCTTCATTAATAATTAGTCTtctcataaccttattcaaacttgtaccaatattCAAAACACCTCGAGCAATATTAAAATACCAATATCAcgtcaaattcaagcctaagatttcaaaaatcttctgaattcgacttttgatcgaaaaaccaaccaaaccacgtccgaatgacgtgaaaatttgcacacacatcccaaatgacaccacagaactacttcaactcttggaattctatttcaaccctatatcaaaatctcaccgatcagccggaaatcgccaaaataccaacttcgccaattcaagcctaaatctattccggACCTCCAAACCCCATTCCgttcacgctcctaagtcccaaatcacctcccgaagctatccgaatcatcggaactcacatccgagtcctctaacatataagtcaatatccgattgacttttctaattcctcaaaagagactaagtgtctcaaaccttaccaaatcctttccgaacaaGAGCCAACTAACCTGATCACATAtaaaaccgatagacaaagcaataagaagcagaaatggggtaaaccaagcggtaactcatgagacggtTGGCCAGATCGTCACAGTTTGAGCTACTGAATAGAAGAATAGCATAGATCACTGAGTTGTATGCACAGGAAAGGGCTGCACGGGAGGAGAAGGCAAAGCGAAGGGAGGAAGAAGATCGGAGGAGGGAGGAAGAGGAGAGGCGGAGCGAGGAAGAAATGAGGCGAAAGGATGCTACATTTACACGTGTCACTGGTGACGTTGAAAGCCTCAAGGCCCAGCTAAACTACCTCTTAGCAGGTGGTGCATTTCCTCTACCACGTTCTCCATCACGCTCTAACAAGACTAAAGAGTAGTTTCTTTTATTAATATGATTTTGGGTGGGACTATGATATTGGATATTATGTATCAATTGGATAAAGATTGAATCCTGAATTCTTATTTGAATGTTTAGTTGCATTATTGGTTTCTAGTATTTTCAGTTTTTGTTGGTGGTTAATTAACGAAATGGATTGGAAGATGCTAATTTTTGTGTGTGAATGTTTAATTGTATTTAGGTTGTTAGTGGTTGTATTTTTTGTTTGGCAGGTGGTGCAGTATAAAAAGCAGCATTGTGCCCAAAAATAATTTTCAGATTTCCCATGGAATTGCCACTGATTCCGTGGGAAGGCTCGTCACTTTAGTTGCAGAACTTTCATATTTCCCACTAATATCGGTGGAAAAGTTCATACTTTTTTCATAATTTGCATTTATCCCACTGATATCGGTAGGAAAGTTCATACTTTTATTTTCAGAATTAACACATTTCACACGGATATCGGTGGGAATGTTCATACTTTATTTTTTAGACCTTGCATATTTCCCACAGTTATCAGTGAAAAATTTCATCTCCCCGTGCAATTTTCCCATCACTTCCCTGGCTAatgtattaaaaataataataattactaATAGTATTTTCCACTGATGAGAAATTTCattattttttctattaaaatttcTCTGGAAAATCGTGGGAAATTTCCCGTGTGAAAATTCAATTTTCCTACCAGTTTCCCACTGATTACGCTGTGGGAAATCCATGTGTTTCTAGTAGTGTTTTGTGATATTATGTGCGGTTATGGGCCTATATGTTCAATTATTTAGCCATAAAAGTGTATATATaaaacattttttcatttttattggCTTGATATAGACGTGATGCAGGAGAATTTTTACCGATTACTTATCTGTTAACATACTAGTGGGATTAttactggttgttgttgtttgttgtttgttTATCCGTTAACACAGCTTGTCCGATTGCCAAAAAGTAAAAGGCATAGTATTCTTTCTCAGGTATACAAGTTAAAGCTGAACTTTGCATTTAGTGTAGTTTGTTTCGAAAGAAGAGAAGACTAATTAAATCTGAAATTTTGGATAGTTGAATTAGCTCCCCTTTTAGTATTTGAGCAACCGACAAAAGATCagaacttcctaaaaatattcaCTTAATATTGTGAGAGTTAGTTTGGATCTActtcttgaaaaaaaaaaagattcttGAAGTGATGTTTTGTCTGAGCCTTGTGCTTTGCTTCTCAATTGTTGCATAAAAGCCCTTTAATTATGAGCTATTCTCTCATTAAGCTCACAATAGAAGATCAAAAGATGAATCAGTACCATGTTTTTTCTCACCTGTTAGCAAAAGAAGCTAACTAGTATAAAATTGACAAGGGAAAGAGTATAAAATTATTCCTGGGTAAGcattatattttttctttctttcttcctcCTCCCCCCCCCTCCTAAACGAGGTGTCTGGTTTAGCGTAGATGCACCTCGACTATTACACAAGCTATCTGTGCCATCTCACTAATAGGTAGTGATAACTTTGTTCATTaaaatttaagcaaataagaagaaaTTATCTAATATTATCTTTGTTTTTGCTAGAATTTGAACTCAAACTCTCCCATAAGTGGTATACTTTTTTGAAAAAGTGAGTGTACCTAATTTTTCCATGTGTGTCTTATGCCTAACTCTCATACATACCTTATTATTATCTCTTAAATTCTCAAAGAACATATAGCAAAGTGCATTTCAAAACTCTTGGAAAATAACACTTTATAGTTTCGATCTATATTGCACGAattttacaaaaatattattacacTCTcgcaaatcttccaaaaatatgcTACTTTTGATATCCAATCCCCCGAACTAAACAAATCTTATCTATCCTTCGAAGTTCGAACAATCATTTTGTTTGATTTTGTAGAAAGAAAATGATAACCTAAGAATTATATTATATTAATTACAAGAAAGTTGATCAAGATCATCTACTTTATTGCACCATCCCATTCAATTTATATGTCACATTTTaatataaattttttattaattacaaAAAGTTGATCAAGGTCTACTTTATTGCACCATCCCATTCAATTTATATGTCACATTTTAatataaattttttatattttacttTCATGACATGCAAAAAGCTAAATTCTTTAACGATGCAATGTGATGTTTTCTTTATTAAAAACTTTGAATCGTCTTAGTAATTTTTTTCCCAAACATTAATATAATAcatgattaaataaatatattgcACATGTGGGCATTCATACACTGTCATGTGAGAAATGAGAAAACAATTGAGTTTTCTGATTGTTTATATTGCAagtttctctctttctttttgtgaTTGGGAAACAAAGTAAAGGGATTAAAGCAAATCTACCATCGATAACTTGCCAGAGGGAGAAATCACGGAGTCACATcacctaccccccccccccccaacaaacAGCAACAAGCTGAGTTCACATTCTAGCTCGGCTTCTATCACTCTTTCCTCGTTAAACATTCAAATATACAGAAGTTGTAACAGAAGGTGCTTTTTCTGCATAAGATAAACACAATATTGAGATTTAAAATTGCTCAAGTTTATCCCTGCATTTGGTTGGGTTTCCTGATCCAATCTGACAAATGTGGTTATGCTGAAAAATTTTTGATTTCAATTCTCAagcttgaattgagtgaaggGTCATAATTGGATTCTTGATTTGGGGTTCAAAGATTTGAACTTTTTATCAATCCCTTAGCTGCTTTTGAATTCATGAATTGAGTGGCGGGTGATCTTGAATTCTTGATTTGGGGGGTTCAAAGATTTAAATTAGGTGACAGGCCAGGTTAGCTATATTTTGGATTAATCTGAGAGATGGGTTATTTTCAGTTATTGTTTTGGTGGTGAATTGTGGAAGAGAGTGGTAAAAGATGCGGCGGCGGGCGGCCGAATATCGGCGCCCGGTTCGAAGGAAGCTCTCTTGTTGGATCTGTTCACTTCTTGGGATATTCTTAATTGCAGGTTTTGTATTGTTTGTAGTTCATCATCACCATGACCGCGAGGATCACGTAGAACAGCCTATTTTGGTAAGCCTAACAATCATACTCAGATCATAATTTGGTTCTTCaaaaatatttatattataaAAGCTCAATGTACTTTCAGTTCAATAATGTATGTTCTCTTATACACAGCATATTAGTATTGTTGCATTGTTTAATTTGAAGTCATAGCCGACTTCTTGAATTGAGGTTTAGCTGATTAATTGTTCGCGAGAGATGTTGTCTATCGTGATTCAGATTGTTAGTGGAATATAAAGAGGATAGAAAAAACATAATTTGGGAGGTGTTCAACTTCAACCTATGTATGCTAAATATTTACTCGATATAAGTTTGCCGTATGTTCATTGTATATCAAAATCAAAGTCTTTGAGATTgattcgttttttttttatttgagtgtCTATGTGTATTTTCAATTGGTCTACGTTAAGAGATGTAAAAATATACTTCATCAGGAAAAGAGATGTAAAATTGCATCACTCATGCATCAATAATTGCTGTCTGTTGGAGGGGGAGAGGAAGAGAGAATGAGAGTGAGGTTATACATCTTTGTTCTCTATTTGTATTCTAGATGAATAgatgaaagaaatgaaaaaggagAGATTTCACACTCCTACACACTACAGAATGATGTGTTTCCAGAATTCCAATAGGTTAACGGATTGTACGTTTTCTATCAGACTGATACAATGTTATTGGAATTAAAAGTCTGGTTCAGTAGTTGAGATCTCTAATACAAGTAATCTAGTTTGTAGTGACAGATTGAGAAAAATCTCCCTGAAAACTTGAGAACCTTGTCATTTTTGAAGTCAATAAATGTTTGTAGTCTCGTGGGGAGAGATGAAGTTGAGGTTCTTATGTCTTTTTGTGTTTTTAGTTGGAGTTGTTGTTGTGCTCCATGGTTACTTCGAACAAAAATGAGGGCAGCTTCAGCAACATAAATTGTCATTGAGCCTTGGGGGGGTTTTGGGTTGGGGTGAAGAGAGAGAGGGCGGCTTCAATGGTACTCTGCTGCAAAACTAGGTTATGTAACTAGTCCCTCTTTTATTGATCCGAACAAATTACATGAACATACAGAAACGGAGTTACACCTCATTAATCAATAACCTCAAGGAAAAAAATGGTTAAATAGAAATGGGCATCAGTGAGGTGAACCTCTCCTGGAGGCATGTTGCAACTTAGATCAGCCCTAGCTTCCTTGAGGTAGTTTGGTTACACCTCACCTTGAGATGCACCTGAGCTTTACCTTTTAGAAGATTGGTGATAAGGTGGTTTTCGGTGGATGCATTATAAGTTTTTTCTGAAGTCTTGGTATTGTTTATATTTTATCTTCTATTCTTTATTCATACTTTAACAAGAGAATGTTTTACAAACAGGGAAAAAATAATCTTCTATTTAATAACTTTTCCTTTAACATGCTCTCAGTCAGAGTTCTCTATTTCTTTAATAGTTCCATCTACAACTAGTGAGCCCTTGCGAAGCTAGAGTGCCCGTGGGGTGACCTATATAGAAATGCAAGGGAAGACCAAGAACTGCATATGGTATACGCAGCTCTCCTCCCTACTCCATCAGCCTGTATAATGTGCCCTAACCCTGAACTACTAGTACCTTTCATCACTACCAAGTGTGTCCTTATATCTATTGCACCCAAGTTTTGCTTCCTATTTGCTCTCCTCGGTCTCACCACCAGAAAATTAGCTATTTGCCTCCACCTCTCTTGTCGCCATTTCTGCCACCTATCAGTCCTTGATTCCGAAGTATCCAGTTAGCAACCTGCACAAGCTTTGCCAAATTTCTTAGTGTTGTTGACACCCCTTTCCTAGGACCACCATTTCACTGCCATCAATTCTAATGTGTACCTTGCCAAGCAACTAGTACATTTCTGGCTATCTTATGTAGGCAAGCTGCTCACTCGTCATTCGTAATTTAACAGGACTTGCACAAAAAATATCGATGGTAGATGTCTCATAAGTTTCTAAGTTAATTCCAAACATAACTTATATTGACAGGATTCTAAGTGCTGCAAGTTAGAATCCTTTTCAAGCATAGGATTATCCATCTGATTTGTTATCTGCTATAGAAATAGCAGATTTACCTAGAAATAATCATATAAAAGTAACTCAGACTTATCACTGTCGATTAAAAGTTTCACCCTCTTTCTGAGTATATGATTGTAAATGCTAGATAAATCTTTGGTTGAATTGCAACTTTCTTTTAGCAATGTGCCTTAAGGTTTATTAAGATGTGTCTACTAACTAACAACTTATCAGGGAAAAGAAAAGATGTGCTTATGCATTGACAGTTGTTATCCTATTTACCTATAATTTGATCATGTTATACCTATACATTGAGGACTCATTTAAATAGTTTGTTCTACCATTTAAGAACTTCAATAATAAAGTCGCTTACTATTCTCTGTCTGTCTCTTTGTAAAGGGAAGAGAGTCCAGGAATGAAGAGGttgtgcatgagcatctaaatctTACACAAGAAATTTCAAGTGCTAATTCATATGCCAGACAGTTAGCAGAGCAGATGACATTAGCCAAAGCTTATATTGTTATTGCGAAAGAACACAACAATCTTCATCTTGCTTGGGAGCTAAGTTCAAAGATAAGAAGTTGTCAATTTTTACTCTCAAAGGCTGCAATGAAGGAAGAGCCTATTTCTCTGGATGAAGCAGAACCAATAATAAAAAGTCTATCTTCTCTTATCTTTAAGGCACAAGATGCGCATTATGATATTGCAACCACTATGATGACAATGAAATCTCACATTCAAGCTCTAGAGGAGCGTGCTAATGCTGCGTCTGTCCAAAGTATGATGTTTGGACAGTTAACAGCTGAATCCCTGCCCAAGAACCTACACTGCCTAGAAATCAAACTCATGTCTGATTGGCTTACAAGAAAGTCGCTGCAGGATTTTGCTGATGAGAGAAGAAACTCCCCTAGATTAGTGGACAATAATTTGTATCACTTCTGCATATTTTCAGATAATCTGTTGGCAGTTTCAGCAGTTGTTAACTCAACGATGTCCAATGCTGATCACCCTAAGCAGCTTGTGTTCCATATTGTAACAGATGTGATACACTATGGAATGATGCAGGCTTGGTTCTTAAATAATGACTTCAAAGGTTCTACAGTAGAAGTACAGAATATTGAAGACTTGACTTGGTTGAATTCATCTTATTCTCCAGCTTTAAAGCAGCTTAGAGAAGCAGACTCCAGGAAGTATTACTTTGATGGGTCTGAGGATGCAAGTATCGAACCAAAGTTCCGGAATCCAAAGTATATATCTTTGTTGAATCACCTTCGGTTTTACATTCCTGAGATCTATCCCCAGTTAGAGAAGATAGTCTTCCTTGACGATGATGTGGTAGTTCAGAAAGATCTGACACCTCTCTTTTCATTGGATTTGCATGGGAACGTGAACGGAGCAGTGGAAACTTGTCTTGAAGCTTTTCATCGTTATTACAAGTATCTCAATTTCTCGAATCCACTCATCAGCTCAAGGTTTGATCCCCAAGCCTGTGGGTGGGCATTTGGTATGAATGTTTTTGATCTGATGGCGTGGAGGAAAGCAAATGTTACTACACGATATCATTACTGGCTAGAACAAAATGCCGATAGAACGCTTTGGAAGTTGGGTACCCTTCCACCGGGATTATTAGCTTTTTATGGATTGAC
Coding sequences within:
- the LOC104213846 gene encoding hexosyltransferase GAUT11-like, with translation MRRRAAEYRRPVRRKLSCWICSLLGIFLIAGFVLFVVHHHHDREDHVEQPILGRESRNEEVVHEHLNLTQEISSANSYARQLAEQMTLAKAYIVIAKEHNNLHLAWELSSKIRSCQFLLSKAAMKEEPISLDEAEPIIKSLSSLIFKAQDAHYDIATTMMTMKSHIQALEERANAASVQSMMFGQLTAESLPKNLHCLEIKLMSDWLTRKSLQDFADERRNSPRLVDNNLYHFCIFSDNLLAVSAVVNSTMSNADHPKQLVFHIVTDVIHYGMMQAWFLNNDFKGSTVEVQNIEDLTWLNSSYSPALKQLREADSRKYYFDGSEDASIEPKFRNPKYISLLNHLRFYIPEIYPQLEKIVFLDDDVVVQKDLTPLFSLDLHGNVNGAVETCLEAFHRYYKYLNFSNPLISSRFDPQACGWAFGMNVFDLMAWRKANVTTRYHYWLEQNADRTLWKLGTLPPGLLAFYGLTEPLDRRWHVLGLGYDLNVDSRLIESAAVVHFNGNMKPWLKLGISKYRPLWERYVNHTHPYLRDCATH